The DNA region ttgacctttgatttatcttgtataattCGCTGCTTGATATGATTAGGATGTCTTGCATGAAAGACTGgtcttgaagcttggagatcCACAACGTTAGAATTAATCTTATCAAGTGATCGCGtgacttttgatcacttgaatggATTGTGGGGTTATACATGAccaaaggatttaattgatcaagTGAGTTACAAGATATTGATTAAAAAATTCAGCAACTAACTTTGTATTCTCTACACATCAACTTCCAATTTTCATGTCAAAAAGGAACCACCACCGGAGCTCCGGCACCACCACGACGGAGGCGGCGGCGGAATTGACTTGAATCATGAAAAAGAATTATCTTCCTACTCCTCTCAGCCTCTTATATCCTAATCTCTCATCTATTTTAACTACAAGTTAATAAATTTTGGAAAttgagccaataaagtcaagaaCCCTAAGCACAAAATCTAAAATTAAATGGGGATGGAGGAAAATCAAACCATCAAACCTTAGGGTTTCAATTCTCCACTATATAAGCTACATTATGATGtcaaaaattcagcaaacaagcAAGTATAAAATTTCACCGACCTGCAAGAACGGAGGTTTGTTCTTTGAATTTAGTGTTggagatgaagaagatgaagtgaaaactagaggtatgctactttgaacctttaatattctacttctactatgaactcctcctcttcaagaatcgactctgaaaaattctgaattgaattgttgttgtttatgttgatTATATGAATGTAGAAATAATGTTTAACGCAAGAGGTTTAGCTCAATTgataacaaacttcaatgtgaagcttgctTCAATGGTGATTTGAGCTTTGGTGTAGGGAGAAGAATTGGAAAAGATGAAGTGAGAGGAGAAAAGTTGAATTCGCAATGAGTAATTTGAGAGAATGATCAAGTTCTGAGGTTTTTTTGTGTAATGAGAGTGATGTGTTTATATAGGTTATAGGTTTGGACCAAATGGAGGTTCAGAGTTAGTTTTGTGAGGCTTGGAATTGGTTAAATGAGGCTTGCGGTTAGTTGAATTGGTTTGGAGTTAGCTTGGGACTATTATGAGTAACTCACAAATGTTGAGAGGTTTGGTGAATTAAAGTGTTAGGAGCTTGGTTcaatgcatgaataatattgtTGGTTGCTACATAATTATGTAAAGGTTACAATGTGTATTGATGCAGACATTGGGACTGGTTTGGAGTGCAAATGAAACTGCATTACTGCTGCAAAATGCAGCATTTTAGCTCATTGTTTCAGGTGTAATTGAATAACCAAGATATGGTAATCGATTAACATCACGCAGAATGGTCTTTTTGCCTACTGGAAGCATGTGTAATCGATTAACCAAGATATGGTAATCGATTAACATCACGCAGAGTGGTCTTTTGGCTACTGGAAGCAGGTGTAATCAATTAACCAAGATATAGTAATCGATTAACATCATGCAGAGTGGTATTTTCCTTTGCTTTGATGCATGGGCTCATGTGTGAGGCATAATGGCTTGGCTtttttccttgtgtgtgatttTGCATGGTTGGTATGATCAAGGCTTGGTGTACTTGTTGATTTTGGCTTATTGAACATTTTGTACTAAAACAATTGTTTGAACTACGTTTTATACTTGAGTAAGTTTGAACCAATCTTAAATCCGATTTCTTTAACTTGAATGAACATTTGTGCCATGAATCGAATAAATCAAAGACCGTGATAGCCCCTAGTAACCCCACTAATCcgttgtcgcacacgggtcaaaaacgagtttaaaagtgtagtaaaacggaagcgatactcgaatatcgtatcacaaggactcttgaatgttataaccaaacaAATGAAAAGAATGGGGGTTTTTcaaggttcaaaacttaaatcgaagatgattaaaggtaaaagtaaagttgataaataagctaatctattgtatcgatttccgacttatcatcgattcttataatttcacttccctagcggattcaatcctATTCTATTACAATACCCACTAacaagcgcaaattggtattatataatgtatgttcctaatttcctaattaagcaaacggatttaagcaaacgcgaattaagcaaacgtggcttaatcaaacacgataacaaaaaagctacgctaacgtgattatagttaaggaacatacaaacaatcaaatttaatcaactctatcctataagaaacaatagaattaagcaaacgaaagtaatcgaattaagcaaacgagtttataggaagaattgaaaagagATCGAAATTAAACCGAtattaataaaaacctcaaagtggaattcaaatacaacagatcaactctttgggaattagctctccatggAATCTTCTAAGTAATATTatatcatcaaaattcagaattaggatttctatagtagtgaaagacttaatataataaaaggtaaattcggacccttataggatccgacccaaaaattacaaaaactgacccaaactaactattttaattaagtctggaacttcaaaGAATTATTCGACTCTCCTTCACTTAGAATcagcttttgacttcaacatgaaacttttagCTTATCCTCTCAGCTTTCTAGCATATACTAGAACGTATCAATCCGATcctcgtagctcaagttatgatctaCATAGTAACAAGGTACaaaataactatttatgctgaaaataaagtgcgaaaataaaataaaacaaaaaataaacttaaatataaaaatacactaaaatagtaaaaataatagaataaattatagagttgtctaagtacaatagtagaagaaggtgcatcaaaatgcactgatcaaattcccccacacttgaacttttgcactccgagcaaaattaaaaattcaaaactcaaaacagaaaaaataagaacaaacaaaacatgcaattctaaaggttatcaagatacaaggtacaagcagaattctaagtctaaacttcaagaatatggtgttagtgagcaacttcttgtgacattcaaagaagataggaaaacagattaccaaagagtacatccaaaagtagtaagatcctcacaagataaaattcactcaactctcaagtgtttacgttaactgtttacactcaaagcacaacatgaaagttAGTACTGCCATAAGTTTAAAAAGACActaacatccacaattgaaatacatgcatacaaagatcaaaaggactcttatttggttgtaacgtggccaaggtaagggtgagataaatcctaaggggtactaggctaaaatttAAAGAGAcaaagagacttgaaagaaactgcgggagttgaatttacaaaatatttaATTCACTTCAATAACTCTATATTAACtgttttcattcatttttttctcttttctctttttttttgtttttcataaggagtatgtattgacatgttTACATCCTTCtgttttttttcattcatttttttttctattttctttttctatttttcttttctttttctgccaacttctgaaatattacaaacatacttattcaactccacacaactccaaacaagactcttcCAACCCTTTGAATAGtgtgataacattgtttttcacttctcggcttgtaatgagttttaaacaaaaaaaggataataggctcaagggggtttcaaacaagggatgaaATTATTTCAGGATTggctttttggctaactggctaaaaaaacaaaaaacaaaactgcatttatcatatcagtgtgcatAAGTAAATAACAgcatcaacaagagtcaattcaagttctagagactaacagacatgagtgaatcacacaagaaagaaagagatggatttttgtatattatccatataaggctcaaaatctcacaaggttaattgatctaccacaaatgatgtacCATTTAGAGTTTAGTCATTCCTATCATACTGAAAATGCACAgcaaatttttcacatcacaccacaagactttagtcaagagaactaagaaaaatactcataattataactcaaaaaccaaaggaaaaaacatgcaattatttttttttaagaaagcaaaccaaaaacaaaacagagaaaaaacaaagaaaacaaaacaaataaatggttccctcccccatacttaaaacatacattgtcctcaatgaaagagcataaatataaaataagagtgagagaaagaaaagaacacacccgaggagtcaaggtgcataagtgattgcataagccgcctttcccaaagagagctcttctacagtctcttcttccaaagtcgggttctcatggagtagctttggggagtgtccattgaccttgaaattttgattagtgcatttgtcttatattccaggatcaaagaagtatcttcgaaaagtaaaagtgttgaatgaacacgtgaaagtgatctccttttttACAACATCAAGAATTAATGGATTATGGGGttgcctcactacttttgtttcatttttaagtgagatcctatgcatacatatggatgagctaatatcacgagtgtcggccaaggtccatccaattcccttcttatatatttgcttaagttgaagctttgatgaataatatgaatcctcgggaagtggtttaggctctaaagaatgtggttgtttaatggatggtatgtttggggcaaccggaatgtcaagagcttcaaCCACACAAATAACTTCGTTTATACTATCACCCTGCAAGGCAGTATCAATCCcagcacaaacaacacaaaggttagtgtcagtacaatcatcacatgaataaacatcatcaaacccatatagagatggaaaatcaagtgaaaacaaTTCATAAAAACTGTCATCAACCAACTCAGAGATCAATTCAATATGAAAAATAGAATTCTCCTCCAAGGGATATTAATAtttcatggcatcgaaaatgttaaattttgcgacagtgtcaccaaattccatggacatggttccatcgtagacatcaatttttattttcgccattttcatgaacggtctgcctaaaatgataGGCGGTCTGCTTGAATTTATTTCTCCATACATGTCCAGAATGTAGAGatctgcaggaaaaatcaagtcattaacttgaacaagcACATCTTCCACTACTCCAATAGGCCGAGCATTACTTCTGTTCGTTAGTTGAATGATTAAACTTGTATGCTGTAAAGGACCAAGATCAAggttattataaatagaagtagacataacattaatgcctgctcccaaatcaagcatgaaattgtcgaatttactatccccaatgGTACATGGAATAGCAAAAGTTCTTGGATCCTTGCACTTTGGGGGTATGGCCTGATTGAGGGATGAAACAGTAGCTTTTTCAGGTGAATGTTTAGGCTGGATAAGGGCTGAAATGTTTCGTCCCAAATTTACTCTCTCATTTCCCTTCAACCTTTTCTTACTTGAGCACAAGTCTTTTAgaaattttgcataatttggaaCCTGCTTAATAACATCAAGAAGTGGAATGTTTACCGCCACTTTTCTGAACACATCTAAAACCTCTCTCTCCTTGTCTCCATCACCAGTCCTTTTATTTTTCAGTATTCTATGTGGGAAGGGAactggtggcacatactccttctctttttctttttcagtttCTACCACAACAGTGGGTTCAGTTTCTATCACAACGGAAGAAGGTTCAGGTGTTACCtcaagaatttttttatttttttctggtTCTTTTACCTTCTCGaatctcaaggaaattgcactcacattagtATTAGGGCCTTTTGGATTCACAACTGTTTGGGCAGgaagttggtttgatccttgggCTTGCTGCATGGTATTCATCAAAGTGGCAAGCTGTCCAATCTGTGtctgcaaagtctgaatactgGAATCTGTTTGTTGCTGAAATTGGAGATTGTTAacagccatttgtttgacaagacccTCCAATGAAGGTCCGGAAGGTGAATAGGTGGTGACTTGGGGAGTGGTTTGTGGTTGTGGTTGGGGTATGACTAATTGTTGTTGGGTGGGCTGCtggtttccatatcgaaggtttgGATGGTTTCTCCAATTGGGATGATATTTGTTGGTGGACAAGTCAGGAATGTTGTACCCTCTCTGAGTATTGCTTTGGTTGAAAAAGTTAGCTGCATATGCTTGAGGCAACTGAGTGACCGAATCATCTTGAAGAATAGGACATGTGTCAGTAGGATGTTCAGtagaagtacaaataccacacaaCTTTGCTGTTTAAGGTTTACTCACTGCCATTTGTTTCACTAAAGAAGTAAGCTCTTCAATTCTGGTTTCTAAAGCCTTGTTGGAAGAGGAAACCTGATGTCATTCACACCTTTTGTTTGGACCATAGAATTATTTATGGTTGTGAATTGTTGGGAGTtgagtgacatgttctcaatTAGGGCTTTAGCAGCAACTAGAGTTTTATcgacaagtgctccaccactagcagcatcaagaatgtttATATCCATTGGTAACAATCCCTCATAGAAATACTGAATAAGCAGTTGTTCGGTAATTTGATGTTGAGGGCAATTGGATACTAATTGTTTGAATCTCTCCTAATACTCAGCCAATGACTCATTTccctgtctaataccacatatttctTTTCGGATTGATGCAATCCTGGAGACAGGAAAGTATCTCTCTAGGAAGACTCTCTTCAAATCATTCCAATTTGTGATAGAATTCGactcaagataatataaccaatccTTGGCAGCACCTTGTAGTGAAAATGGGAAGGCTCTCAACTTGATGTGATCTTCGGTGATTCCTTCAGGTCTCAATGGTGTAGAGAAAACAACCTGAAATTCCTTAAGATTCTTATGCGaatcctcacctgcaagaccactaaaccttggcaacaagtgtattaaaccagatttcaactcaaaaggaacagtaacatcagcatattcaatacataaaccattgtaattcatatcaggagcagcaagttctctcagagttctttggtcagccatattaaactcaatagaaaaaaaatcaacaaacaatgaaaaaacacataactaattcagcaatgcagcaaaaaataggaaaatatcggcaatgtccctattaagaacaaacaattgaaatacgtaaaaaaaatattaaaatataaggaaaaaatacaaaaacataaaaattaatctaataacgtcaattaaaaTTTTTGAGAATTTATTCGGAATTTTCTtaaactatcaaaacagaaaacaaatcataaaaaatagaaaaataaggaattttggATTTTTAGGATGACTTCCTCTATTTAGATATTTAGTCTAAATAGAGGCATTTGATCCTTTATTTTTTCCTAGTTAATCGACAAAGAATCGGAATAATTTGAGacgattttcttaaaaaaaaacAGATTTTTTTAATCCTAAAACGCAAAAACACCCGAACACAAGAAAGTTAGggaaaaaaatattaaaacacaacacctatgactataataattgtttgactataataatggttaaaatctacaagaatccccggcaacggcgccaatttgatctgctgtcgcacacgggtcaaaaacgagtttaaaagtgtagtaaaacggaagtgatactcgaatatcgtatcacaaggactcttgaatgttataaccaaacaAATGAAAAGAAGGGGGATTTTTcaaggttcaaaacttaaatcgaagatgattaaaggtaaaacaaagttgataaataagttaatctattgtatcgatttccgacttatcaacgattcttataatttcaa from Lathyrus oleraceus cultivar Zhongwan6 chromosome 1, CAAS_Psat_ZW6_1.0, whole genome shotgun sequence includes:
- the LOC127108516 gene encoding uncharacterized protein LOC127108516, with amino-acid sequence MDINILDAASGGALVDKTLVAAKALIENMSLNSQQFTTINNSMVQTKAKLCGICTSTEHPTDTCPILQDDSVTQLPQAYAANFFNQSNTQRGYNIPDLSTNKYHPNWRNHPNLRYGNQQPTQQQLVIPQPQPQTTPQVTTYSPSGPSLEGLVKQMAVNNLQFQQQTDSSIQTLQTQIGQLATLMNTMQQAQGSNQLPAQTVVNPKGPNTNVSAISLRFEKVKEPEKNKKILEVTPEPSSVVIETEPTVVVETEKEKEKEYVPPVPFPHRILKNKRTGDGDKEREVLDVFRKVAVNIPLLDVIKQVPNYAKFLKDLCSSKKRLKGNERVNLGRNISALIQPKHSPEKATVSSLNQAIPPKCKDPRTFAIPSYKFNHSTNEQK